One window of the Sulfuricurvum sp. genome contains the following:
- a CDS encoding tetratricopeptide repeat protein translates to MDTFFIEFRDPLFSVLLFFLLLFLLSFISYWWGRRKSVTEGKDLESFLGQFSEGESTASFTSEVHHNTTTNETWLLLAQGFEHQGNYEKSIEIYLALLSKKSDKIVEKEVLLKLGRGYFKAGFLERSRQSFLQILQNHPRTPAALHHLILIYEQLQQWDKALEVMESLNELQGEIGCEQLYLEARQILSNPKASVDEKTTFLINLYTQHAKLGYLVFEYLFTYAPKLAWSHFDPSLSPRLADILWRLSPENLDLDIISRNSFLRELFSAKGVCDFSTSSNIFELDTLISLHKCGHSKATLQFEYVCNSCHHLSFFPFHRCGNCGAIDSIESTMSLTKERFEDHNSFQ, encoded by the coding sequence TCTCCTCTTATTCCTCCTCTCCTTTATCAGCTACTGGTGGGGACGACGCAAAAGCGTTACTGAGGGGAAAGATTTGGAGAGCTTTTTAGGGCAATTTAGCGAGGGTGAATCCACCGCAAGCTTCACCTCCGAAGTGCACCACAACACCACCACCAACGAAACATGGCTTCTCCTCGCCCAAGGGTTCGAGCATCAGGGGAACTATGAAAAAAGTATCGAGATTTACCTCGCCCTCCTCAGTAAAAAAAGTGATAAAATCGTCGAAAAAGAGGTGTTGCTCAAACTCGGACGGGGCTATTTCAAAGCGGGGTTTTTGGAGCGTTCACGCCAAAGCTTTCTCCAAATCCTCCAAAACCACCCCCGCACTCCGGCGGCACTTCACCATCTCATCTTAATCTACGAACAGCTCCAACAATGGGACAAAGCACTCGAAGTGATGGAATCGTTAAACGAACTCCAAGGGGAGATAGGATGCGAACAACTCTACCTCGAAGCACGCCAAATCCTCTCCAACCCAAAAGCCTCCGTCGATGAAAAAACAACCTTTTTGATAAATCTCTACACCCAACACGCCAAACTGGGATATCTCGTCTTCGAATACCTCTTTACCTACGCCCCGAAACTTGCTTGGAGCCATTTTGACCCCTCCCTCTCACCCCGACTCGCCGATATTTTATGGAGATTATCTCCGGAGAATCTTGATTTGGATATAATTTCACGCAACAGTTTTTTACGGGAACTTTTTAGTGCCAAAGGGGTGTGCGATTTTTCAACCTCAAGCAATATTTTTGAGCTTGACACCCTCATAAGCCTCCATAAATGCGGACATTCAAAAGCAACATTGCAATTTGAATACGTCTGTAACAGCTGTCATCACCTCTCGTTTTTTCCATTTCACCGTTGCGGTAACTGCGGTGCGATTGATTCGATTGAGAGTACCATGAGCCTCACAAAGGAGCGATTTGAAGACCATAACTCTTTTCAGTGA